Proteins from one Deinococcus sp. AB2017081 genomic window:
- a CDS encoding YbaB/EbfC family nucleoid-associated protein, which yields MDMKKLMKQMQQAQAAAAKIQDDLAAKSVEGSASGLVTVTMNGHGKLTALKIDPKAVDPEDVEALEDLILVAVQDASAKADALQQDATRGLGIPGF from the coding sequence ATGGACATGAAGAAGCTGATGAAGCAGATGCAGCAGGCCCAGGCCGCCGCCGCCAAGATCCAGGACGATCTGGCCGCCAAGTCGGTCGAGGGCAGCGCCAGCGGACTGGTCACCGTGACCATGAACGGCCACGGCAAGCTGACCGCGCTGAAGATCGACCCGAAGGCCGTCGACCCCGAGGACGTCGAGGCCCTCGAAGACCTGATCCTGGTCGCCGTGCAGGACGCCAGCGCCAAGGCGGACGCCCTGCAGCAGGACGCCACGCGCGGCCTGGGCATCCCCGGCTTCTGA
- a CDS encoding vWA domain-containing protein, whose amino-acid sequence MPASPRLYRPSLPLCLLLGGLLIASHARADAAESAASAGFLTQPVSGLGDMMAPVPWGCGGAAPATQSILELHWNWHCSFDNTINPALGRFPNDGNRFFGFHRQFLYTFNTYRQSQGLPFVQTWMPFAGATMPLGHAARPDLAPCNNCTTLPNTFRLPSAGGTFNPATTTLEDYGNSLVPWHNGTHVAMAEAGGNPGNNCFLPTSPLHFRDIMCVTTAPRDPMFFRFHNFVNDLQDELLTFQDTDVMVVFDRSGSMTLPNGTGTDTRLNSARAAASLFADLMRDASNNRVGLLSFSTAASPSPELPLTLASSAPAAMTTALAGISAGGATSIGGGLLGAVTALNASSNPHKAILLLTDGVENTAPMIADAVGRTPNQLRDTHVCAVGFGTPGSLDGPRLRDLAERQGGTYRADADPLTLKKYFVECFADIFDTFVGKDPIGTLAAGQQGSAPTVHVASGDGEIVFVSSWDTAVPPGSLRLAVTSPSGTPVNLNAPNVESRFGPTWHIVRVKTPYLLERDGRWTARLTRPMRSFVNGFTPDAFKTPAVGTALYAQQLTQLCADGCAKTLFYEEAKASLIHHSHGNALYPAVINTKKAGVTPVVDRVATPGAFAAALKRGGYDLVVASLLPDSGPQVYDDLLAEWACSGKGPKILLNDVRKEGGEATLRCLGALRTDERGFSAMKGDGSVFSGSVGFAAMPMAGMTMRPDTASFKPTGAAGTGTPGVSPQRGAVIVSRAAVSPNAPATAQRYFIESLASGTARVRPHTWRSPNYTGEALHPAFHIPEPYIPLGGFDRVTARVEVTRPLESQGRLYAGTDVKEGTRREGDPLTLRQTADLRVNPRQAAGAVKTETLSFPLNDLGQDGDTSANDRYWEVALPEKVAEFDGEYTFHAYFTICRGTLCFDREAQQTVVVDAKPDPRASKVQLVQTPNNVAGVANVLYTPLDAAGLPLGPDRQSQLRFTGSKGVEVKEVRSVDAAGTYAITATYDPLNTNPTLTVAPFGRPAEGQEIALR is encoded by the coding sequence ATGCCTGCATCCCCGCGTCTGTACCGTCCGTCCCTGCCCCTGTGCCTGCTGCTGGGCGGCCTCCTGATCGCCAGCCACGCCCGCGCCGACGCGGCCGAATCGGCCGCCAGCGCCGGCTTCCTGACCCAGCCGGTGTCCGGCCTGGGCGACATGATGGCCCCGGTGCCGTGGGGCTGCGGCGGCGCGGCCCCCGCCACCCAGAGCATCCTGGAACTGCACTGGAACTGGCACTGCTCCTTCGACAACACCATCAATCCCGCGCTGGGGCGATTCCCCAACGACGGCAACCGCTTCTTCGGCTTCCACCGGCAGTTCCTGTACACCTTCAACACCTACCGCCAGAGCCAGGGGCTGCCCTTCGTGCAGACGTGGATGCCCTTCGCGGGGGCGACCATGCCGCTGGGGCACGCGGCCCGGCCCGACCTGGCGCCGTGCAACAACTGCACGACGCTGCCGAATACGTTCCGGTTGCCGTCGGCGGGGGGCACCTTCAATCCGGCGACGACCACCCTGGAGGACTACGGCAACTCGCTGGTGCCGTGGCACAACGGCACCCACGTGGCGATGGCCGAGGCCGGCGGCAATCCCGGCAACAACTGCTTCCTGCCGACCAGTCCGCTGCACTTCCGCGACATCATGTGCGTGACCACCGCGCCGCGCGATCCGATGTTCTTCCGCTTCCACAACTTCGTGAACGACCTCCAGGACGAGCTGCTGACCTTCCAGGACACCGACGTGATGGTCGTGTTCGACAGGTCTGGCTCGATGACCCTCCCCAACGGCACGGGTACCGACACCCGCCTGAATTCGGCCAGGGCGGCGGCCAGCCTGTTCGCCGACCTGATGCGTGACGCCAGCAACAACCGCGTGGGCCTGCTGAGCTTCTCGACGGCGGCCAGCCCCAGCCCCGAGCTGCCGCTGACCCTGGCGAGCAGCGCCCCGGCGGCCATGACCACGGCCCTGGCGGGCATCAGCGCGGGCGGCGCGACCAGCATCGGCGGCGGGCTGCTGGGTGCGGTCACGGCGCTGAACGCCAGCAGCAACCCGCACAAGGCCATCCTGCTGCTCACCGACGGCGTCGAGAACACCGCCCCGATGATCGCGGACGCGGTGGGCCGCACCCCGAACCAGCTGCGCGACACCCACGTCTGCGCGGTGGGCTTCGGCACGCCCGGCAGCCTGGACGGCCCGAGACTGCGCGATCTGGCCGAGCGCCAGGGCGGCACCTACCGCGCCGATGCCGATCCGCTGACCCTCAAGAAGTATTTCGTGGAGTGCTTCGCGGACATCTTCGATACCTTCGTGGGGAAAGACCCGATCGGCACGCTGGCGGCCGGACAGCAGGGCAGTGCGCCCACCGTGCACGTGGCCAGCGGGGACGGCGAAATCGTGTTCGTGTCGTCGTGGGACACGGCGGTGCCGCCCGGCAGCCTGCGCCTGGCCGTCACGTCGCCGTCGGGCACGCCGGTCAACCTGAACGCGCCGAATGTCGAGAGCCGCTTCGGGCCGACATGGCACATCGTGCGCGTCAAGACCCCGTACCTGCTGGAGCGCGATGGCCGCTGGACGGCCCGTCTGACCCGGCCCATGCGCTCCTTCGTCAACGGCTTCACGCCGGACGCCTTCAAGACTCCGGCGGTGGGCACGGCCCTGTACGCCCAACAGCTGACCCAGCTGTGCGCCGACGGCTGCGCCAAGACCCTGTTCTACGAGGAGGCGAAGGCCAGCCTGATCCACCACAGTCACGGCAACGCCCTGTACCCGGCCGTCATCAACACGAAAAAGGCGGGGGTCACGCCGGTCGTCGACCGGGTCGCCACGCCCGGGGCCTTCGCGGCGGCCCTGAAGCGCGGCGGTTATGACCTCGTGGTGGCGTCCCTGCTGCCCGACAGCGGCCCACAGGTCTACGACGACCTGCTGGCCGAGTGGGCGTGCTCCGGCAAGGGGCCGAAGATCCTGCTGAACGACGTACGGAAGGAGGGGGGCGAGGCCACGCTGCGCTGCCTGGGCGCGCTGCGCACCGACGAGCGCGGCTTCAGCGCCATGAAGGGCGACGGCTCGGTCTTCAGCGGGTCTGTGGGCTTTGCGGCCATGCCCATGGCCGGCATGACCATGCGCCCCGACACGGCCAGCTTCAAACCGACCGGCGCGGCGGGCACGGGCACGCCCGGCGTCTCGCCCCAGCGCGGCGCGGTCATCGTGTCCCGCGCGGCCGTCAGCCCGAACGCCCCGGCCACTGCCCAGCGCTACTTCATCGAGTCGCTGGCGTCGGGCACGGCCCGCGTGCGGCCCCACACGTGGCGCAGTCCCAACTACACCGGCGAAGCCCTGCACCCGGCCTTCCACATCCCCGAGCCGTACATCCCCCTGGGCGGCTTCGACAGGGTCACGGCCAGGGTCGAGGTCACCCGGCCGCTGGAGAGCCAGGGCCGCCTGTACGCCGGCACCGATGTCAAGGAGGGCACCCGGCGGGAAGGCGATCCCCTGACCCTGCGCCAGACGGCCGACCTGCGCGTGAACCCCCGGCAGGCCGCCGGTGCCGTGAAGACCGAGACCCTGAGCTTCCCGCTGAACGATCTGGGTCAGGACGGCGACACCAGTGCGAACGACCGCTACTGGGAGGTCGCCCTGCCCGAGAAGGTGGCCGAATTTGACGGCGAGTACACCTTCCACGCCTACTTCACGATCTGCCGGGGCACGCTGTGCTTCGACCGCGAGGCCCAGCAGACGGTGGTCGTGGACGCGAAACCCGACCCGCGTGCCAGCAAGGTGCAACTGGTGCAGACCCCTAACAACGTGGCGGGCGTGGCGAACGTGCTGTACACCCCGCTGGACGCCGCCGGGCTGCCGCTGGGGCCAGATCGCCAGTCCCAGCTGCGGTTCACTGGCAGCAAGGGCGTGGAGGTCAAGGAGGTGCGTTCTGTGGATGCGGCCGGC